A region of Micromonospora sp. WMMD882 DNA encodes the following proteins:
- a CDS encoding FxLD family lanthipeptide, which produces METTELEEFDLDITLVDAGPAASGYATSTDDGCGSGNTGSNACTGK; this is translated from the coding sequence ATGGAGACCACCGAGCTCGAGGAGTTCGACCTGGACATCACCCTGGTGGACGCCGGCCCGGCCGCGAGCGGGTACGCCACCAGCACCGACGACGGCTGCGGCTCGGGTAACACCGGCTCGAACGCCTGCACCGGCAAGTAG
- a CDS encoding lantibiotic dehydratase produces the protein MFPTAGAALIRVAAYPSDLSFPPWPDLTSGGPEQWQGWLSQAWALPGFAAAVASATPQMAEQITRAVTGEPIPRHRLRRLVESTVRYLLRWTTRATPFGAFAGVAPVELGARATVRWGEAHHEVPRPDGQFVAEHTARAEQDLTLLRDVAVVTNSLGYQRGEVWVLPCAHAADDRRWDVEIRLTKPVQAAIRAASSPIGFADLATRISRLAPVGMGAAERLLASLVQADVLLSALRPAMTVTDPATHLAHHVTLPDPGDQVAVDLRVDASVTLPPAVLREAGHAASTLVAVAPPLPGWAEYHSAFVERWGPGAAVPLRDVLNVLGFPAGYRGSTRRVPAVFTARDRLLAQLAQQSALNGCAEVILDDELIGCLRKDDDRPPIPHAELRFTLAAATPQDLDRGAFTLTVVSGSRHAGVAAGRFLHLLTGTELASFQRVYQNLPTALPDAHTVQLSGPPLDARLASVAHTPELLPVLPVGDFHPDPPWTVADLAVTGDGQRLWLVSRTTERPVEPLLFNSVLLPGLQQPLMRFLTEIWTAFTAPCSRFDWGHAHDLPFLPRVRRGRSVLHPARWIIDRSALPATGPWHQWRDAWQRYRDHHRLPGEIMVGDDDVQLRLDLDDNTHLAVLRTHLGRHARTVVTEAPGPAGWIGGRPAELLLTLAHDSPARPRRPVRVATTGLHRPGQSLWLEIRLYGRQDDILTDLARQATNLLPEGWWFLRYPEPESHLRLRIPLREEGQFAGVARDLAQWAQRLERDGVLHDYTLHSYRPETRYGAGPTLAAAEAVFAADSRAALQRLTGDRQATTAAGMIAIADAFTADGPRWLAERVPHRSGPRLNPAQLDLARTPYRDHGLATALATYRTLAHADGLDLDQVLGDLLHLHHARMIGVDTASERHCLRLARAIARTRQATT, from the coding sequence ATGTTCCCCACGGCTGGTGCGGCACTGATCCGAGTTGCCGCCTACCCGAGTGACCTGTCCTTTCCTCCCTGGCCCGACCTGACATCCGGTGGACCCGAGCAGTGGCAGGGGTGGCTGAGCCAGGCCTGGGCGCTGCCGGGGTTCGCGGCGGCCGTCGCCTCCGCCACCCCTCAGATGGCCGAACAGATCACCCGAGCCGTGACCGGCGAGCCGATCCCGCGGCACCGGCTTCGACGCCTGGTCGAGTCGACGGTCCGGTACCTGCTGAGGTGGACCACCCGCGCGACCCCGTTCGGCGCCTTCGCCGGGGTAGCTCCGGTCGAGCTCGGCGCTCGCGCGACAGTCCGCTGGGGCGAGGCGCACCACGAGGTGCCCCGGCCGGACGGGCAGTTCGTCGCCGAGCACACCGCGCGAGCCGAGCAGGACCTGACCCTCCTTCGCGACGTCGCCGTGGTGACGAACTCGCTGGGATACCAACGTGGCGAGGTGTGGGTGCTGCCCTGCGCCCACGCCGCCGACGATCGCCGGTGGGACGTCGAGATCCGGCTGACCAAGCCGGTCCAGGCGGCGATACGGGCAGCGAGCTCCCCGATCGGGTTCGCCGATCTCGCCACGAGAATCAGCCGGCTGGCGCCCGTCGGCATGGGCGCGGCCGAGCGGCTGCTGGCATCGCTGGTACAGGCGGATGTACTGCTGTCGGCGCTGCGGCCGGCGATGACCGTCACCGACCCAGCCACGCACCTGGCCCACCACGTCACGCTGCCCGACCCCGGCGATCAGGTCGCCGTCGATCTGCGTGTCGACGCCTCGGTGACACTGCCCCCGGCGGTACTCCGCGAGGCGGGTCATGCGGCGTCGACGCTGGTGGCGGTGGCACCGCCCCTGCCGGGATGGGCGGAATACCACAGCGCGTTCGTTGAGCGGTGGGGTCCGGGTGCGGCGGTGCCGTTGCGCGACGTGCTGAACGTCCTGGGCTTTCCCGCCGGGTACCGGGGTTCGACCCGGCGCGTACCGGCGGTGTTCACCGCTCGCGACCGGCTGCTCGCGCAGCTCGCCCAGCAGTCGGCGTTGAACGGCTGCGCGGAGGTGATCCTCGACGACGAGCTGATCGGCTGCCTTCGGAAGGACGACGACCGGCCGCCGATCCCGCACGCCGAACTACGCTTCACCCTCGCCGCCGCGACCCCGCAGGACCTGGACCGAGGCGCGTTCACCTTGACGGTGGTCAGCGGATCCCGCCACGCCGGTGTTGCCGCCGGCCGGTTCCTCCACCTGCTCACCGGCACGGAACTGGCATCGTTCCAGCGGGTCTACCAGAACCTGCCGACCGCCCTGCCCGACGCGCACACGGTGCAGCTGTCCGGCCCACCGCTGGACGCTCGCCTGGCCTCGGTCGCCCACACCCCTGAACTGCTGCCCGTCCTGCCTGTCGGGGACTTCCACCCCGACCCGCCCTGGACGGTCGCGGACCTCGCGGTGACCGGCGACGGCCAGCGGCTGTGGTTGGTGTCGCGGACCACCGAGCGGCCGGTCGAGCCGCTGCTGTTCAACAGCGTGCTGCTACCCGGTCTCCAGCAACCGCTGATGCGATTCCTGACCGAGATCTGGACGGCGTTCACAGCTCCGTGCAGCAGATTCGACTGGGGGCACGCCCACGATCTGCCGTTCCTGCCCCGCGTTCGGCGCGGACGCAGCGTCCTGCATCCCGCCCGCTGGATCATCGATCGATCGGCCCTCCCGGCCACGGGGCCGTGGCACCAGTGGCGCGACGCCTGGCAGCGCTACCGCGACCACCACCGGCTCCCGGGCGAGATCATGGTCGGCGACGACGATGTGCAGCTGCGTCTGGACCTGGACGACAACACCCACCTGGCAGTGCTGCGCACCCATCTCGGGCGGCACGCCCGTACCGTCGTCACCGAGGCCCCCGGACCGGCTGGCTGGATCGGCGGCAGGCCCGCCGAACTCCTGCTCACCCTCGCCCACGATTCACCAGCCAGGCCGCGCCGACCGGTCCGGGTCGCGACCACCGGGCTGCACCGGCCCGGACAGTCCCTGTGGTTGGAGATCCGGCTGTACGGGCGGCAGGACGACATCCTCACCGACCTCGCCCGCCAGGCCACCAACCTCCTACCCGAGGGCTGGTGGTTCCTGCGATACCCCGAACCCGAATCCCACCTGCGGCTCCGCATCCCCCTTCGAGAGGAAGGGCAGTTCGCCGGCGTCGCCAGGGATCTCGCCCAGTGGGCACAGCGCCTGGAACGCGACGGTGTCCTGCACGACTACACCCTGCACAGCTACCGGCCCGAGACCCGCTACGGCGCCGGGCCGACCCTCGCCGCCGCCGAAGCGGTGTTCGCCGCTGACTCCCGCGCCGCCCTGCAGCGGCTGACCGGCGACCGGCAGGCCACCACCGCCGCCGGAATGATCGCCATCGCCGACGCATTCACCGCCGACGGGCCGCGCTGGCTCGCCGAACGGGTCCCCCACCGCAGCGGCCCGCGCCTGAACCCCGCCCAACTCGACCTCGCCCGCACCCCCTACCGCGACCACGGTCTAGCAACGGCGTTGGCCACCTACCGAACTCTGGCCCACGCCGACGGCCTCGACCTCGACCAAGTGCTGGGCGACCTGCTGCACCTGCACCACGCCCGCATGATCGGCGTCGACACCGCCTCCGAACGGCACTGCCTGCGCCTGGCCCGAGCCATCGCCCGCACCCGCCAGGCAACGACATGA
- a CDS encoding lanthionine synthetase C family protein, translated as MNTGQSLAEGAAGVALLHLETGKWPAAYAALRDATANGVSIAAGASLFYGAPALAFVLATTDHPRLARARSTAASGTATVTRHRLHAAHRRIDSRHQPHYAEYDLIRGLTGLGVALRHLGDHDLLRQVLDYLVRLTEPLNDLPGWWCADGPDRNQPPPPGGHANHGLAHGITGPLALLALALRDGTTVAGHAEAITRISRWLDTWQQHTGDTTWWPQTLTLADLHHGTPAQQQPLRPSWCYGTPGIARAQQLAALALHDTTRQRLAEAAFTTCVNDPAQIRRLTDRSLCHGTAGLLTTGRRIAADALSPIPLTPLTRLHQHTAPADDEPTGLLDGTTGSALVAAATTTSWDACLLLS; from the coding sequence ATGAACACCGGCCAGTCCCTCGCCGAAGGGGCGGCCGGCGTCGCCCTCCTGCACCTGGAAACCGGCAAATGGCCGGCCGCGTACGCGGCACTGCGGGACGCCACCGCCAACGGCGTCAGCATCGCCGCGGGCGCCAGCCTCTTCTACGGCGCCCCCGCGCTCGCCTTCGTCCTCGCCACGACCGACCACCCACGCCTCGCCCGCGCACGATCGACCGCCGCATCCGGAACCGCCACCGTGACACGCCACCGGCTGCACGCAGCTCACCGCCGCATCGACTCCCGCCACCAACCGCACTACGCCGAGTACGACCTCATCCGCGGCCTGACCGGCCTCGGTGTCGCCCTGCGTCATCTCGGCGACCACGACCTGCTCCGCCAGGTACTGGACTATCTGGTCCGGCTCACCGAACCCCTCAACGACCTCCCCGGCTGGTGGTGCGCCGACGGACCCGACCGCAACCAGCCGCCACCACCCGGAGGCCACGCCAACCACGGGCTCGCCCACGGCATCACCGGCCCCCTCGCACTACTCGCCCTCGCCCTGCGTGACGGCACCACCGTCGCCGGACACGCTGAGGCGATCACCCGCATCAGCCGATGGCTGGACACCTGGCAGCAACACACCGGCGACACCACCTGGTGGCCGCAAACCCTCACCCTCGCCGACCTGCACCACGGCACACCAGCACAGCAGCAGCCGCTACGCCCGTCCTGGTGCTACGGCACCCCCGGCATCGCCCGCGCCCAGCAACTCGCCGCCCTCGCCCTACACGACACCACCCGCCAGCGCCTCGCCGAAGCCGCGTTCACCACCTGCGTCAACGACCCCGCACAGATCCGCCGCCTCACCGACCGCAGCCTCTGCCACGGCACCGCCGGGCTCCTCACCACCGGCCGCCGCATCGCCGCCGACGCCCTCTCACCGATACCCCTCACCCCACTGACACGCCTCCACCAACACACCGCCCCCGCCGACGACGAACCCACCGGACTCCTCGACGGCACCACAGGCTCTGCCCTCGTCGCAGCCGCCACCACCACCTCGTGGGACGCCTGCCTCCTGCTCAGCTGA
- a CDS encoding thiopeptide-type bacteriocin biosynthesis protein, with protein MKETPWEQITIAYPGQSRQEREQQAIPHLSRVLPAAETDGLITAWWFMRKGPWRIRYLPATTHDGSDPVRRLLTDTVTWTSDIYEPETHAFGGPDAMDAAHTLFHHDSRHLLTYLDAHPTDRRERSLILCTALMRAAGLDLNEQGDVWARVAEHRAEHLTWQPAPSTWAAFTGKVRHLQLGTARTTDDWQTAFDNAGTALRGLRETGKLTRGLRAVIAEHVIFHWNRIGIPATTQATLAQAANEAIFGSAEEPRA; from the coding sequence TTGAAAGAAACCCCCTGGGAACAGATCACCATCGCCTACCCCGGACAGAGCCGCCAAGAACGCGAACAGCAGGCGATCCCCCACCTCAGCCGGGTTCTACCCGCCGCCGAGACCGATGGCCTCATCACCGCCTGGTGGTTCATGCGCAAAGGACCCTGGCGAATCCGCTACCTACCCGCCACGACGCACGACGGCTCCGACCCGGTACGCCGCCTGCTCACCGACACGGTCACCTGGACCAGCGACATCTACGAACCCGAGACCCACGCCTTCGGCGGACCCGACGCGATGGACGCCGCCCACACCCTGTTCCACCACGACAGCCGCCACCTGCTCACCTACCTCGACGCTCATCCGACGGACCGGCGGGAACGCTCACTCATCCTGTGCACCGCACTCATGCGCGCCGCCGGACTGGACCTCAACGAACAAGGCGACGTATGGGCACGAGTCGCCGAACACCGTGCCGAGCACCTCACCTGGCAACCCGCCCCCAGCACGTGGGCGGCTTTCACCGGCAAGGTCCGCCACCTGCAACTCGGCACAGCCCGCACCACCGACGACTGGCAAACCGCGTTCGACAACGCCGGCACAGCCCTCCGAGGCCTACGCGAAACCGGGAAACTCACACGTGGACTACGCGCCGTCATCGCAGAACACGTGATCTTCCACTGGAACCGGATCGGGATCCCCGCCACCACCCAAGCCACACTCGCTCAAGCGGCCAACGAAGCCATCTTCGGCAGCGCGGAGGAGCCACGAGCATGA
- a CDS encoding helix-turn-helix transcriptional regulator — protein sequence MIDPQQLQETKQALGKRLRDLRKARGLRQKDVAEQVLSTRSTVANVEAGRQVVDRIFWQQCDALLQAGGQLTSGYDAYRRLEQQHHAERDEAARRARWGAAADTTPARDDRGSGLVALRQLLSSKGRPDPDPSLATVSLLEQAAGGVGQGLTLAAPRGQYFPGAAIDVEVYPAVDDGRILATIPRADAGRQWQRSLQRRLVAGRVSSPTGDGLFALDSRQASRRLVDIGDDARLLIPRVYRLDAITAAVLWAVANLDQALLLDDAPLEASRAAAARYSHLTRSAVSGDIAQDLDTVSRMWLGSAFCADHISRHSAELTEVPTYWTREQHGEEASTWLLFGHKLRYLEETAGRLANSAQHATRMFCVPPAAVSTSAEPERILLLLAVALMESFGINVAVTDEPEYSVLPGLVLTQRRAIVASWIRADGVWHVDVTDQRSTLAEYRDAVGHVRAHSVIDADTACRRLQAFADYLDLDWAWLRTRCAELGEHGLAGIAEPRSRLLSLDGVDRACRFVASLP from the coding sequence ATGATCGATCCACAACAGCTCCAAGAGACCAAGCAGGCGCTCGGCAAACGACTCCGTGACCTGCGGAAAGCCCGTGGCCTCCGGCAGAAGGACGTTGCGGAGCAGGTCCTCAGCACCCGCAGCACGGTGGCGAACGTCGAGGCCGGCAGGCAGGTGGTCGACCGAATCTTCTGGCAGCAGTGCGACGCTCTGTTGCAGGCGGGTGGCCAGCTGACCAGCGGTTACGACGCCTACCGCCGGCTGGAGCAGCAGCACCACGCGGAGCGGGACGAGGCCGCGCGGCGAGCCCGATGGGGCGCGGCCGCAGACACCACGCCTGCCCGCGACGACCGGGGCTCCGGCCTCGTGGCGCTTCGCCAGCTGCTTTCGTCGAAGGGTCGACCGGATCCGGATCCCTCGCTGGCGACGGTGTCCCTCCTTGAGCAGGCCGCAGGCGGAGTGGGGCAGGGCCTGACGCTGGCCGCGCCCCGTGGGCAGTATTTCCCCGGTGCGGCCATCGATGTGGAGGTGTATCCGGCCGTAGACGACGGAAGGATCCTCGCCACGATCCCCCGGGCCGATGCTGGCCGGCAGTGGCAGCGTTCCCTGCAGCGTCGCCTCGTCGCCGGGCGGGTCAGCAGCCCCACCGGCGACGGCCTGTTCGCGCTGGACTCCCGGCAAGCATCACGGCGCCTGGTTGATATCGGCGACGACGCCCGCCTGCTCATCCCCCGCGTCTACCGGCTCGACGCGATCACCGCGGCGGTGCTGTGGGCCGTGGCAAACCTCGACCAGGCGCTGCTGCTCGACGACGCCCCGCTGGAAGCGTCGCGGGCCGCCGCCGCGCGGTACAGCCACCTGACCCGGTCCGCCGTGAGCGGCGACATCGCGCAGGACCTGGACACCGTGTCGCGGATGTGGCTTGGCTCCGCATTCTGCGCTGACCACATCAGCCGCCACTCTGCCGAGCTCACCGAGGTGCCCACCTACTGGACGCGGGAACAGCACGGCGAGGAGGCCAGCACCTGGCTGCTGTTCGGGCACAAGCTGCGCTACCTGGAGGAGACCGCCGGACGGCTCGCGAACAGCGCCCAGCACGCGACGAGAATGTTCTGTGTCCCCCCGGCCGCCGTTTCGACATCGGCGGAGCCGGAACGGATCCTCCTGCTGCTGGCGGTCGCGTTGATGGAGTCCTTCGGCATCAACGTCGCGGTCACCGACGAGCCGGAGTACAGCGTACTTCCCGGCCTGGTCCTGACCCAGCGGCGTGCGATCGTGGCGAGCTGGATCCGGGCGGACGGCGTCTGGCACGTCGACGTCACCGACCAGCGCTCCACGCTGGCCGAGTACCGCGACGCCGTCGGACACGTGCGGGCACACTCCGTGATCGACGCCGACACCGCCTGCCGCCGCCTGCAGGCCTTCGCCGACTACCTCGACCTCGACTGGGCCTGGCTTCGCACCCGCTGCGCCGAACTCGGAGAGCACGGCCTGGCCGGAATCGCCGAACCCCGTAGCCGCCTGCTCTCCCTCGACGGCGTCGACCGCGCGTGCCGCTTCGTCGCCTCCCTGCCGTAA
- a CDS encoding asparaginase produces the protein MSSISTTSAPRVVVFGLGGTIAMSSTDGGAVTPALSAQQLVDAVPGLAATGIEIEVTDFRRRPGASLTFADLTELATAATQLLANGAVGVVVTQGTDTIEETAYLLDLLHHRPEPIVVTGAMRNPTLAGADGPANILAAIRTAAAPAAHGQGCLVVLADEIHAARWVTKTHSTSGATFRSLDTGPLGYVLEGTARMLTRLPHRLTIPLPSPTEQAKTLVGLYTVTLDDDPALLDAIGARVDGLVIAGFGVGHVPEPLADALTTLAGRIPVVLASRTPAGPTLTRTYGFPGSEQDLISRGLIPAGWLHPYKARILLRTLLATGAKPQDIAAAVTTAGGTTEPAAWPWPTPITSNDQSETSTTDA, from the coding sequence ATGTCCTCGATCTCGACAACGTCCGCGCCACGGGTGGTGGTGTTCGGCCTCGGTGGCACCATCGCCATGAGCAGCACGGACGGCGGTGCCGTCACTCCGGCCCTGTCCGCCCAGCAGCTCGTCGACGCCGTGCCCGGGCTGGCCGCCACCGGGATCGAGATCGAGGTGACGGACTTCCGCCGCCGCCCCGGCGCGTCGCTCACCTTCGCCGACCTCACCGAACTCGCCACCGCCGCCACCCAGCTGCTGGCGAACGGCGCGGTCGGCGTCGTGGTCACCCAGGGAACCGACACGATCGAAGAGACCGCCTACCTGCTCGACCTGCTCCACCACCGGCCCGAACCGATCGTCGTCACCGGCGCGATGCGCAACCCCACCCTCGCCGGCGCCGACGGGCCCGCCAACATCCTCGCCGCCATCCGCACCGCCGCCGCCCCGGCCGCCCACGGGCAAGGCTGCCTCGTCGTTCTCGCCGACGAGATCCACGCCGCCCGCTGGGTCACCAAGACCCACTCGACCAGCGGCGCCACCTTCCGCTCCCTCGACACCGGCCCACTCGGCTACGTCCTCGAAGGCACAGCGCGGATGCTGACCCGGCTGCCGCACCGGCTGACCATCCCGCTCCCGAGCCCGACCGAGCAGGCCAAGACCCTCGTCGGCCTCTACACCGTCACCCTCGACGACGACCCCGCCCTCCTCGACGCCATCGGCGCCCGCGTCGACGGCCTCGTCATCGCCGGCTTCGGCGTCGGCCACGTCCCCGAACCACTCGCCGACGCCCTCACCACCCTCGCCGGCCGGATCCCGGTCGTCCTCGCCTCCCGCACCCCAGCCGGACCAACCCTCACCCGCACCTACGGCTTCCCCGGCTCCGAACAGGACCTCATCAGCCGCGGCCTCATCCCCGCCGGCTGGCTCCACCCCTACAAAGCCCGCATCCTGCTACGGACCCTCCTCGCCACCGGAGCGAAACCCCAGGACATCGCTGCGGCGGTCACCACCGCAGGCGGGACCACCGAGCCCGCCGCCTGGCCCTGGCCCACACCCATTACCAGCAACGACCAGTCGGAGACGAGCACGACGGATGCGTAG
- a CDS encoding DUF296 domain-containing protein produces MRSHDLTPGRMIGVVFDHGDDFHTALTDACRTHDIKQGYIPVFIAGLSTAKIVGTCQRLDNPEAPVWSHVDLTNIEALGGGTIAWDDTTQTIQPHIHITVGLKEHSATAHTSHLLDATVQFLTEMLIIEITSPHMHRLPNPDLHDVPQLRFD; encoded by the coding sequence ATGCGTAGCCACGACCTCACCCCCGGACGCATGATCGGCGTCGTCTTCGACCACGGCGACGACTTCCACACCGCCCTCACCGACGCCTGCCGCACCCACGACATCAAACAGGGCTACATTCCCGTCTTCATCGCCGGCCTGTCCACCGCCAAGATCGTCGGCACCTGCCAACGCCTCGACAACCCCGAAGCCCCCGTCTGGTCACACGTCGACCTCACCAACATCGAAGCCCTCGGCGGCGGCACCATCGCCTGGGACGACACCACCCAGACCATCCAGCCCCACATCCACATCACCGTCGGCCTGAAAGAACACAGCGCCACCGCACACACCAGCCACCTGCTCGACGCCACCGTCCAGTTCCTCACCGAGATGCTCATCATCGAGATCACCTCACCGCATATGCACCGACTACCGAACCCGGACCTGCACGACGTGCCACAACTGCGCTTCGATTAG
- a CDS encoding deaminase, which translates to MTDQQDLDRQWLQAAIDLSRRCPVVETAYAVGAVIVDRHGHEVSRGFSRETDSHVHAEESALAKLAATGVDLTGATIYTSLEPCSVRKSRPHPCAVLIITAGITRVVLALREPPLFVTCHGVELLHTAGVEVIEIPELADQVRTINAHLPGIGG; encoded by the coding sequence ATGACCGACCAGCAGGACCTCGACCGGCAGTGGCTGCAAGCCGCTATCGATCTGTCCCGCCGCTGCCCGGTGGTGGAGACCGCCTACGCCGTCGGCGCCGTCATCGTCGACCGCCACGGCCACGAGGTCAGCCGGGGCTTCTCCCGGGAGACCGACTCCCACGTCCACGCCGAGGAATCCGCCCTCGCCAAACTCGCCGCCACCGGAGTCGACCTGACCGGCGCGACGATCTACACGTCACTCGAACCGTGCAGCGTCCGCAAGTCCCGCCCCCACCCCTGCGCCGTGCTGATCATCACCGCCGGGATCACCCGGGTCGTCCTCGCCCTACGCGAGCCACCCCTCTTCGTCACCTGCCACGGCGTCGAACTCCTCCACACCGCAGGCGTCGAGGTCATCGAGATACCCGAACTCGCCGACCAGGTCAGAACGATCAACGCACACCTACCCGGCATCGGCGGATAG
- a CDS encoding GNAT family N-acetyltransferase has product MESAAYDAPSTRPTPPTRTALTASRTHGAVRGGEARRRGVGKLLMDRLVEVAATNSCSRIEWTTDRDNAQAQHFYEKLGVAQNDNKVFYRLEGQLGLATDAR; this is encoded by the coding sequence ATGGAATCGGCCGCCTACGACGCGCCCTCGACGCGGCCCACGCCGCCCACTCGGACCGCCTTAACCGCCAGCCGCACGCACGGAGCTGTACGTGGCGGAGAGGCCAGGAGGCGCGGCGTCGGGAAGCTCCTCATGGACCGGCTCGTCGAGGTAGCGGCCACGAACTCCTGCAGCCGGATCGAGTGGACCACCGACCGCGACAACGCGCAGGCGCAGCACTTCTACGAGAAGCTCGGCGTCGCGCAGAACGACAACAAGGTCTTCTACCGGCTTGAGGGTCAACTCGGCCTGGCGACCGACGCCAGGTAA
- a CDS encoding helix-turn-helix transcriptional regulator — protein sequence MAPKMTVQTQLVLRALLENPTRELYGLQLSEAAGLATGTIHPILARLEGLGWLESRWEEIDPAIEGRPKRRYYKLSPDGAEHARHALATARTPISRLAGLRLGPAAGGITG from the coding sequence ATGGCTCCGAAGATGACTGTGCAAACGCAGCTCGTACTTCGCGCGTTGCTGGAAAACCCAACCCGGGAGTTGTACGGGCTGCAGCTGAGTGAGGCGGCAGGGCTGGCGACCGGCACGATTCACCCCATTCTGGCTCGGCTGGAAGGTCTCGGTTGGCTGGAATCGCGCTGGGAAGAGATCGACCCCGCGATCGAAGGTCGTCCGAAGCGGCGCTACTACAAGCTGAGCCCAGATGGCGCTGAACACGCCCGACACGCGTTGGCCACCGCCCGCACGCCGATCAGCCGGCTGGCCGGCCTGCGTCTTGGCCCGGCGGCTGGCGGGATTACCGGATGA